The stretch of DNA cctctggaatgcccttccccgcagtacccgactagcaccctctctatccacctttaagacccaccttaagacacacttgcttaaagaagcatatgaatagcactgaggataatcatggacacgatacataaagcttggccgccTGCAGACGCACGTACTAGAATTCCCtcgtacgttctccctacctaccaattagattgtaagatcctcggagcagggactcctcttccttaatgttacttttaagtctgaagcacttattcccatgttctgttatttatattatttgttatttatatgatatgtattactactgtgaagcgctatgtacatttatggcgctatataaataaagacatacaatacaattttgcCCAAACATTGAGGCATCCTAAAAATGTGTCTGTTATCGTCACTGTATCAAGCAATTCTGGCTCTTGCTTGCACTGCTAATGTCACATTGCAATTTTGAGATGGATTATACTACTTGGCAGTAGTTTCTCAAACTTTCCTCAGGGTGGAAAATAGTTTTTCCAAGTGTGAGGTGGAAGTCACTTCTGAGGTTTACAGATCTGCATCAAATGCAATAACCACGATGAACAAGTTAATGCCGAAAATAACGTTGCATAGGCATCAAGGCAAACTTCTTGGATGCTTCATATAATTCCCTCCATACGCAAGGAGTGAGTGAGTATatgtacacccacacacactgtggcaTTTGCACAGGGCGGCAGGGGGCCGCTAAAGTGCCTGGCCaagcgagagaaaaaaaaaaaaatggggcaaatcacatcatatcagaattataaggaatgtaacaaaaattgcaaaagggcaatcagattAGCGAAAATGGAAAAtggaaaaaaaggattgcaatagaaagtaagatcaaccctaaaaagtttgtttaagtatcttaataactaaaataatgagaaaagaaaatataggaccctttcggtgatagatgggtaggcagattattggagataaggaaaaagcagaggtattaaacacattctttgcctctgtatttaccagggaagaatcaattgcaatagtagcgccacaggaggaagccacaacctctatactAACAAACGATTGGATAACCGAGGaaaaagttcataggcggcttgataaaattaaagtaaatatggcccctggccccgatggcatacatccaagagtttaaGGGGTtaggttcagtaatagccaaatcattacatttaatattcaaggactatatttaaaaagggagcttgatcacaaccggggaattacagacctgtaagcctgacatcagtagcggggaagctacttgacggtttagtacgggataatattcatgaATACATaatggaaacaaaattattaataatagtcagcatggatttatgaaggatcggtcgtgccaaactaaccttattagtttctttgaggaggtaagtaggaatttagaccggggtaatgcagttgatgtggtctacttagattttgcaaagggttTTCATACGGTTCTACTCATGGACATGTTGCATTGTGTTAATATACACAATACCTCTATCTTTCTCCTCTCACCTTGTAGGAGTTTAAGACCTGAAGAGTGTCTCCCGTAGTCAGTTTTAGCTGTAACAGGTCCTGGTTCCGTTCATCAATTCGTTCCAAAAACTGTGCATTTTCGATCTTCAGTTGCTGGAAATCCACCTCATGTAGAACCTCTCCCATCTCCTCCTTCTGTATGTGCATTGGGTCAATATTCAGTGCATCATTTCTTTCCGGTATTAGATCTCATCTTTACCTCTCACTACTTCTTGTGTGATATAGAGCCTCTCAACCCTGCGTGTGCCccgctatactgtatgtactctaTCGTGCGTGTGCCccgctatactgtatgtactctatcctgcgtgtgccccgctatactgtatgtactgtatcctgcgtgtgccccgctatactgtatgtactctatcctgcgtgtgccccgctatactgtatgtactctatcctgcgtgtgccccgctatactgtatgtactctatcctgcgtgtgccccgctatactgtatgtactgtatcctGCGTGTGACccgctatactgtatgtactctaTCGTGCGTGTGCCccgctatactgtatgtactctatcctgcgtgtgccccgctatactgtatgtactcaaTCGTGCGTGTGCCccgctatactgtatgtactgtatcctgcgtgtgccccgctatactgtatgtactgtatcctgcgtgtgccccgctatactgtatgtactctatcctgcgtgtgccccgctatactgtatgtactctatcctgcgtgtgccccgctatactgtatgtactctatcctgcgtgtgccccgctatactgtatgtactctatcctgcgtgtgccccgctatactgtatgtactctatcctgcgtgtgccccgctatactgtatgtactcaaTCGTGCGTGTGCCccgctatactgtatgtactctatcctgcgtgtgccccgctatactgtatgtactctatcctgcgtgtgccccgctatactgtatgtactctaTCCTGCGTGTGCCCCGCTAACTGTATGTACTCTATCCTGCGTGTGCCCCGCTAACTGTATGTACTCTATCCTGCGTGTGCCccgctatactgtatgtactgtatcctGCGTATGCCccgctatactgtatgtactgtatcctGCGTGTGCcctgctatactgtatgtactctatcctgcgtgtgccccgctatactgtatgtactctatcctgcgtgtgccccgctatactgtatgtactctaTCCTGCGTGTGCCCCGCTAACTGTATGTACTCTATCCTGCGTGTGCCCCGCTATAATGTATGTACTCTATCCTGCGTGTGCCccgctatactgtatgtactgtatcctgcgtgtgccccgctatactgtatgtactctaTTCTAAACACTAACCTGTTTTAGCTGCATCTGCATTTTTCTCTTCTGGACCTTTAAGGATGCGTTCCTCAGCCGGAGCTTGTCTGCCAAACTGTCCTGCCAAGCAAGGAATAAATAGTCACACGTCTTTCAGGGAGCTAAATGTCCATCTGTAcagcctgtatatatgtgtgtacaaaGCCCAATATTTACATGTATATAGTACTTTCAGTGTACATGGTCCTGCAATTGCATTTATATAGTAATAGTGCGCACACACGTTTATACAGATACCCTTATGTATACATTTACAATCAATGCTCATAATTGCATATCATTTCTGCATGGTATTTTTCAATACTTTacaagactgtacatattaccgcgctcctccctatagaagtttgctgcaggtaaaaagatcgGCCTTACATAGAGAGatacaaaaagaacgattcctgcgctcctaccaatttggccaagataaaatagtgatctcatgaataaaggttattttgttaagccctttggccaaagtgttataagcctgcaagtcacgtcaaggcataaccgaatgttgcaggtacctacactgaatatatgtaattattgtcccatgagctagtgaaaaatgtgagaaagccctgaaggggttaaataaagtaaCTTTTGTGAGTAGTGCACGTCATCACGTTTTGGAAGTCCGAGACTCCCCCTGCATGTCAGCAGCTGATCACGGATGCCGGGCTGCCCTATGCTTAGAGTTTGCTACAGGAAGGAGTGAGCCGTCCATACAGCCAACGAGCTGCTTGGAAGGCATATCAATCTAAGGCTGAAACTAACGGATGATACCAGCCAGTCTTCTGAAGTGCCCAGTTGTTGCGGTTTTGGATCGTGACTACCTCCGGGTGACGTACCTTCTGAGAGATTGTCTCTTTTATATTTCCAATCCCCACCTCCTTGTTGGACTCTCATACATACCCTGATGCCAGGATTTTCGATCATTGTCCCCCCTTATGGAGCGGTTTAAGCCCCAGATGAGTACTATCCTGTTGAGATGATACATCTCTAAATGGGCTAATTctagctacacttgtgagtgcgCCTTTTTTTATAGATtcaatttttaaaataaatgtcaacACAGATAAACGCTATGTGGCACGCGCTTCTttcttacagtatataaagtgtgtgtctgtgtgtgtacgcgtgtttatatatatatatatatatatatatatatatatatatatcaaatggaaatattactgtatgctcatttgcatgtcttagacaggtctgcaaccctgcctttcaccattatcacccagcacacagcacttccactgcagcaagggattctgggaaatgacatgcaaatgagcacacagtgccaccttttgcttcaaaaccatttaacatggtcccctataagcttaagcttgctgcattttacagatttgagcacagcctgggttaagatgcaaagccagtaaacccacccacagacagctgtttttcgaccttaatgggtctcctcagtgtggggttggttatactgactTTGCAAAATGAAACATGGGATAGATTTCACCAcacaaagttatggtgggtaaaaaaaaagtgacaaaaatcctccacagtaaagcatatagaaaatggaaatattactgtatgctcatttgcatgtcttaggcaggttgcaaccctgtctttcaccattatcacccagcacttccactgcagcaagggattctgggaaatgacatgcaaatggacacacagtgccaccctttgcttcaaaaccatttaaatattatatatacacacacatatacacatatatatataaatatatatatatatatatagtgtgacgaaacgcgtagggctgtgacgtcatcgcgttcgtgttggtgtacttggagtccctggcttccctgcgctccggctggcggcaAATTTGAGTGCTGGCAACCACCATATGAGGGAGAAAAGGACGCGCAGGCATCGGATGCCTCTCTACCTTGCTGCCAACTCGAGATAGGAGTTCGTGGTGatcctgggctgtttacatccacccTGCTAATCCGGGACTCCCCCCACCATCGCAGATGACCacaagagatttctctcccatgaaTGGTTCTATtttaaatcctgtaagtgcacattcttatgggttgctgattttttaaataaatgtaccttattttttattcagttacgtgctatggagcttgcgcttttgtttgttttttgtctcatatatatatatatatatatatatatacacacacacacacacacacacacacacacacacacacacttatggcAATGTGCGTGCCGATTATAGTTATAGGCATATAGTCGTCCCAGTGCATGTTGCCCATGACTTACTCTGGCCCTGGTCTTCTCCTCCATGTAACGGATAACCTTCTCAGAGGTGACGGCTCCACCCTTCTTCCTGCCCGTCGCAGTGCTGCCAACGTCCCGCTCAAACTCATACTTGGCTTTCTTGATCTCCGTGCTGCGAATCTCTGCCTCCTCCATTGTGGCCTGGGTGGGCACAGATCATAGACCAATGGAAGCAGGTGCATGTGGGATTACCCATGCAATGCAATGCTGGTTTCTCTGGCACTCAAGGCGGTGGTCTCTCCTGCTGGAGAGACAAGGACACGCAAGAGCCAAAAAGCCAGAAcatacatatttactaagcagtcttatCTTTAATGGGCTGTAGGATGTCTTGCGTTACaagactacttagtaaatatggccctcaaTATCTACAAGAAAAACTATTGTTGGTATATTTGATTTGTATACAATCAATCCCTTATTTTCTTCCCCTTTCAAATCCATTTGTATAGGCGATGTGTCTGGCTGTATTTGGCAGAATGTGGAGGACACCAGCCATCTTGAAGGTTATTTTTTGTCCAGCTAAGTGGGCTTGCACCTTGAATTGCTTGAAGGAGAAGTTACAGGACCCCCTGTGAGTGGCTCTGTCACCTTGTAGCTCTGCAGGATTCGCTCCTTGTTCTCGTGATCTCGCTGCACTTCCTCCTTCATCACCTCCAACTCTCGCTGCACCAGCTCACATTTCTGCTCCAAGGTCAGACTCAGCAAACGCTCCAAGATCGCGCCGCGGGACTTAGACCTGCGCCGGCTCCGCATCTACAACAAGGGTTGACACggggaaaaataaaaaagtaaaaaaggTGCGGCGAAAGTGACGGGACCCTAGTAAGAGCGGCGCTGTGAAAACAAAGCGCCAGTCTGTGCTCTTAATGAGCACTTCAAATAGTAATAGATTGTCTACTGCAGCGGCGGTCAAACcaagtcctcaagcacccccaccaggtcaggttttaaggatatccctgcttcagcacaggtagtgcgGGCAAAATCAGTGAGCCAGTGATTGAATCCCTGTGTTGTAGCcgcaatatccttaaaacctgaccaggcGGCTCTTGAGGCCCGAGTTTGGCGACCCCTGGTTTACTGCATGGTCTTAATGAACTATAACCCTATTTAAAAGGGTTATCTAAAAAACAAAGTGTCCAACAAGCTTTCATGCCTTTTTAAGGGTGCAGTTCGACATACTGTAGTACCAGAATGCAATAAAAGCAGGTCTTATGGTGATGAATACCTTCATATCagacctggcacagggcaatgACAGGCTAACTATGGTCACCTGCAGGCTGCCACTGCTTACTGCACCATAGTGTATGTTAGCATTCATACAGCATTATTATACTCTTTCAACCTCATTGTAATGTGCTGTGGAAtatctgggcactttattaataaatgataataattataataataggaCACTTTCCAGGCAGACCTTTCATCTGAATGGGAGAAGGACCGTAGTGACTACGCGGTGTTGGAAGTATGGAGTACctctgcttagtaaacatgacaGTGTTTTCTATTTTCACATTGCTAATAGGCTGCTGCAATTTTTGCAAGACCTGCATTATGATTCATTAGTCTACCACAGTATCCCTTAGAAGGGAAGTTCTTTGGAGCTTTTGTATATGTTCAGTTCCAGTACATGCCTTCTGCTCTTGCAATGTGTCAGCATTTCCCTGTATTTCATCTGCTAATGCAGCAAAGCAATGTGCTTTGAGCTACATCAAAATGAATTATTAATAACAGCACAAATATGAATACCTGGCTGAAGTCCAGGGCCGAAGCTCCCACTTCTGTAGCAGGCAAGGGTGCCAAGTCTTTGGGATCCAGGCGTTTATAGAATTTCTCAAACATTtctgtttctgctttaagtacagAGACTGCATTGCTGCAAGAGACAGGATCAAGCATGGGCTCACGAGGTCAAAGGAGAGAGCTTCATCAGGACTAGTCCTCGTGAAGCGGTTTACAGTGAAACGTTGATGAATAAAAGTTATACTTAAGCTTTAACTCTATTACAGTCTGGTATGCCACTCTACACTTGTACCCAGGGCGTTTGCAGTTTCTGCATTTGAATGCAGCACCAAGCACTAATATTTCTTGCAGAAAGTTGTGCATCTCTctacaccagtgtttttcaaccagggtttctAAGAATTGtgctaaaaaatgaaaaaaactaaacatatactaagcgctcaacctattaccAAATCTAAACTATACAATACAAAATAATGAATGAAAGTAAACGTGAACTGAATATATCTTAAATGAAAGGTATACCAGGTGTGCAAGGGATCCCACAAATGCCTAATAGTGAATGAGGGAGTGGCTGCCTAAGGATTAACAACAAACCTATCCATAAGGTTAGTACAAATGgtaacagaaaagaaaaaaagtccttggcgcactatcaggtATGGAAATCTGATACAATAAAAGTTCCCAATTCTCTGAATGTAATGTTTGAAACGCAGGACCTTACCTCCATATGCGCCGCTTTTCTATCCTCTCAAGctagcggacggcacattgtatccTGTCCATAGGGCTGGTCAGCATGTGAGTGTACTGCTGTGAGtccttattgttttattacattttatatggtatcataccattggtttTTCTATTCTATTCCATTTTATGCATGTATTCGCTACTGTGTGGAGAGGGTTAATACCAGAGGGTTAATACCATCTGGTAATCCACTGATATCCAGCCTGCACACCGGAGCACAAGTTAAAGATACCTTGCAAGGCCCTTTATCttctacttttaagtaagtagctagcAGCGGTGTGGGTGTGAACGAATAATCAGaggttactgcgcaatggtcgtTTTGTTTTGTGTAATTGCAGATTCAGAACTACCATCCAAGAGACTCTGAGATATCCAATTCCGGACCCACGAACTGCTCCTACATTCAGAGAATTGGGAACTTTTATTGTATCGGGTTTCCATACCTGCGCCAAGgactttttttccttttcttttctgTTAGGGTTTCTAAGAACACTGGGGTTCCCCAGACATCTCTGTAACCTGTATACTGTGTGTGGTGATCCTCGGCTGAGGATCACGAGGTATCAGAGTTTAGCAAGGTATAAGTAAACAAGTTGCACCCCCCCATACTTTGTCTGTATTCTTCCGGTCATCAGACCGTAGGCCACGTGTGGCCCAGTAAGCTATTGACAGGGACTCCATATCCCATGATGAAGATTTATatctttaataaattttatgacataacaaaaatattaaatattacaaTAATAGAGACCATCAAAAATATTACATTGACAGTGgtctatagaaaaaaaaaaaaaagtagaggaGTTTCAGGATATCGAATAAATTGCCCTTGCTAGTTCGTTCTTTATATTGATAGGTTTATCGTATATAAATTGAGATTTTTA from Ascaphus truei isolate aAscTru1 chromosome 19, aAscTru1.hap1, whole genome shotgun sequence encodes:
- the CFAP263 gene encoding cilia- and flagella-associated protein 263, which translates into the protein MADTDAESVKTESQAGEDPLQQLSEFNNEQLAAVIGDISNAVSVLKAETEMFEKFYKRLDPKDLAPLPATEVGASALDFSQMRSRRRSKSRGAILERLLSLTLEQKCELVQRELEVMKEEVQRDHENKERILQSYKATMEEAEIRSTEIKKAKYEFERDVGSTATGRKKGGAVTSEKVIRYMEEKTRARDSLADKLRLRNASLKVQKRKMQMQLKQKEEMGEVLHEVDFQQLKIENAQFLERIDERNQDLLQLKLTTGDTLQVLNSYKKKLQNTTTESTRLDKEIFIRHEMLQRIEAETQLVEQEREKAESLNKMLRKQLSDYRVPEVLQYVHEKVEQEELEKSIQTWERKVEIAELSLKTYRKAWERLKAVRTKTQAYRQLYGAQ